In one window of Apis mellifera strain DH4 linkage group LG12, Amel_HAv3.1, whole genome shotgun sequence DNA:
- the LOC102654968 gene encoding uncharacterized protein LOC102654968 isoform X1, whose protein sequence is MAGLFTTLLVLCALNVILIPDTIYARSFPLLSRQKRISDQMLAEADTRSGLSNVKGMVKTVPVGFGVFNLEQIGRRRRSTINNKLETLKRIMQIINDNPELLDEDNVLSPQVKLKENQSDEYSLI, encoded by the exons ATGGCGGGTTTGTTCACCACGTTGCTCGTGTTGTGCGCTCTAAACGTGATCCTGATCCCGGATACGATTTACGCTAGATCATTCCCCTTGCTTAG CAGGCAAAAGCGGATATCGGATCAAATGCTGGCCGAGGCGGACACACGTAGCGGATTGAGCAACGTGAAGGGGATGGTGAAGACGGTCCCGGTTGGATTCGGTGTGTTTAATCTGGAGCAGAT AGGTCGCAGAAGAAGATCCACGATTAACAACAAACTTGAAACTTTGAAACGTATCATGCAAATCATTAATGACAATCCTGAATTGCTCGACGAGGATAACGTTCTTTCGCCACAAGTG aaattaaaGGAGAATCAAAGCGACGAATATTCgcttatttaa
- the LOC102654968 gene encoding uncharacterized protein LOC102654968 isoform X2, producing MAGLFTTLLVLCALNVILIPDTIYARSFPLLRQKRISDQMLAEADTRSGLSNVKGMVKTVPVGFGVFNLEQIGRRRRSTINNKLETLKRIMQIINDNPELLDEDNVLSPQVKLKENQSDEYSLI from the exons ATGGCGGGTTTGTTCACCACGTTGCTCGTGTTGTGCGCTCTAAACGTGATCCTGATCCCGGATACGATTTACGCTAGATCATTCCCCTTGCTTAG GCAAAAGCGGATATCGGATCAAATGCTGGCCGAGGCGGACACACGTAGCGGATTGAGCAACGTGAAGGGGATGGTGAAGACGGTCCCGGTTGGATTCGGTGTGTTTAATCTGGAGCAGAT AGGTCGCAGAAGAAGATCCACGATTAACAACAAACTTGAAACTTTGAAACGTATCATGCAAATCATTAATGACAATCCTGAATTGCTCGACGAGGATAACGTTCTTTCGCCACAAGTG aaattaaaGGAGAATCAAAGCGACGAATATTCgcttatttaa